From Phycodurus eques isolate BA_2022a chromosome 20, UOR_Pequ_1.1, whole genome shotgun sequence, a single genomic window includes:
- the nfe2l3 gene encoding nuclear factor erythroid 2-related factor 3 isoform X1, translated as MQVAKKYFTEGLIQLTILLSLIGVRVDIDSYLGGYYSPLIEINLGPSSAYTQTPFHNLRDTLGGYTVHPKCPELDYFFASRRLLEEVRTLGSPRFPTQLNAWLVHQVSAIEKPDGGQPSTSSDEDTEPDPESSGYQASDDRNQELQRTSSPSGPCVSRGIKEEEEEEDIEVEDESAPVTQLALSSTLEQESVLDGITALSEPPRDPPPTADFDQHWSSFLSMPVTNLDDLDSLVTERLSDLDIDSNSGISLDATLLDAMVTSGGAFDVMQERSLFRQESTGSSSSDASPGMALGLAALPFASVCNLSGGTSLQGALGDCLDEAVFDQINQLGLEGLESIDSQLMGSLGSINPEVLEDLDSDSGLSLESSFGGPVSPGSSEISSSSSSSSSYCEDECGATGYSSEVDSLSSKGVVDHAAMWPHVDLSESVWHDHSYSSPAFFNPPPVTLPHKGIKEEPLSEDEGPSLEERELSRDEVRARAMCIPFSVLHIVNMPVEEFLEIVDGHGFSPEQVTLLRDIRRRGKNKLAAQNCRKRKLDAISGLQVEVDRLHAQRDRLLREKQITAKTMGAVGQQIQQLTRDVLARLRDDSGQPLNPDRFTLQCGANGRVVVQPVRRPAVSTSSSNKTDKRKKGKKQ; from the exons ATGCAAGTCGCGAAAAAATACTTCACAGAAGGCCTGATTCAGTTAACCATCTTGCTGAGTTTGATTGGAGTTCGCGTGGACATCGACAGCTACTTAGGCGGCTACTACTCGCCTCTGATTGAGATTAACTTGGGTCCTAGCTCAGCCTACACCCAGACACCCTTCCATAATTTAAGAGACACTCTCGGGGGATACACAGTGCACCCTAAATGCCCCGAGTTGGATTATTTCTTTGCGAGTCGACGACTACTAGAGGAGGTTAGGACTCTCGGCTCTCCGCGGTTCCCCACACAGCTGAACGCATGGCTGGTGCACCAAGTGTCGGCCATTGAAAAGCCTGACGGTGGGCAGCCTTCAACTAGCAGCGACGAAGACACCGAACCGGACCCAGAAAGCTCGGGGTACCAAGCCAGTGATGACAGGAACCAGGAGCTGCAGCGAACATCATCTCCATCTGGCCCATGTGTCAGCAGGGGTATAAAAGAG gaggaggaggaggaggatattGAAGTGGAGGATGAATCTGCTCCAGTCACTCAACTGGCACTCAGTTCCACTCTGGAACAAGAG AGTGTGCTTGACGGCATCACTGCACTGTCTGAGCCACCACGTGACCCACCTCCCACGGCTGACTTTGACCAGCACTGGAGCAGTTTCCTCTCAATGCCCGTCACTAACCTAGAT GACTTGGACTCCCTTGTTACTGAACGCCTGTCAGACCTGGACATAGACAGCAATAGCGGCATAAGCTTGGATGCCACTTTGCTGGATGCCATGGTGACAAGCGGCGGAGCATTTGATGTCATGCAGGAGAGGTCTTTATTCCGACAGGAGTCCACAGGCTCCTCCAGCTCAGACGCTTCACCGGGGATGGCCCTGGGCCTGGCTGCGCTCCCTTTTGCCTCTGTGTGTAACTTAAGTGGCGGCACGTCATTGCAAGGCGCGCTGGGTGACTGCCTGGATGAGGCAGTCTTTGACCAGATCAATCAACTGGGTTTGGAGGGATTGGAATCCATCGACTCTCAGTTGATGGGATCTTTGGGCAGCATAAACCCAGAGGTTCTTGAAGATTTGGACTCTGACTCTGGGCTCTCTTTGGAGAGCAGCTTTGGAGGTCCAGTCTCCCCAG GCTCGTCGGaaatttcatcatcatcatcatcatctagtTCATACTGTGAAGATGAGTGCGGAGCCACGGGTTACAGCAGCGAGGTGGATTCACTCTCCTCTAAAGGTGTTGTAGACCATGCCGCCATGTGGCCCCATGTGGATCTCAGTGAGAGCGTGTGGCACGACCACAGCTACTCATCTCCCGCCTTCTTCAACCCGCCACCAGTCACTCTCCCCCACAAAGGCATCAAGGAGGAGCCCCTCAGCGAAGATGAAGGGCCGAGTTTAGAGGAGCGGGAGCTGAGTCGGGATGAGGTGCGCGCCCGCGCCATGTGCATCCCGTTTTCCGTCCTGCACATCGTCAACATGCCCGTGGAGGAGTTCCTGGAGATCGTCGACGGGCACGGCTTCTCCCCCGAACAGGTGACGCTCCTCAGGGACATCCGGCGGCGGGGGAAGAACAAGCTGGCTGCGCAGAACTGCCGCAAGCGCAAACTCGACGCCATCTCGGGGCTCCAGGTGGAGGTGGACCGGCTCCACGCCCAAAGGGACAGGTTGCTCAGGGAGAAACAGATCACGGCCAAGACGATGGGGGCCGTCGGGCAACAGATACAGCAGCTCACCAGAGATGTCCTGGCTCGCCTGAGAGATGATTCGGGACAGCCCCTGAACCCAGACCGATTCACCCTGCAGTGCGGGGCCAACGGGAGGGTGGTAGTTCAGCCTGTAAGAAGGCCTGCAGTCTCCACATCGAGCAGCAATAAAACGGACAAAAGGAAGAAGGGGAAAAAGCAGTGA
- the nfe2l3 gene encoding nuclear factor erythroid 2-related factor 3 isoform X2 — protein MQVAKKYFTEGLIQLTILLSLIGVRVDIDSYLGGYYSPLIEINLGPSSAYTQTPFHNLRDTLGGYTVHPKCPELDYFFASRRLLEEVRTLGSPRFPTQLNAWLVHQVSAIEKPDGGQPSTSSDEDTEPDPESSGYQASDDRNQELQRTSSPSGPCVSRGIKEEEEEEDIEVEDESAPVTQLALSSTLEQESVLDGITALSEPPRDPPPTADFDQHWSSFLSMPVTNLDDLDSLVTERLSDLDIDSNSGISLDATLLDAMVTSGGAFDVMQERSLFRQESTGSSSSDASPGMALGLAALPFASVCNLSGGTSLQGALGDCLDEAVFDQINQLGLEGLESIDSQLMGSLGSINPEVLEDLDSDSGLSLESSFGGPVSPGSSEISSSSSSSSSYCEDECGATGYSSEVDSLSSKVTLPHKGIKEEPLSEDEGPSLEERELSRDEVRARAMCIPFSVLHIVNMPVEEFLEIVDGHGFSPEQVTLLRDIRRRGKNKLAAQNCRKRKLDAISGLQVEVDRLHAQRDRLLREKQITAKTMGAVGQQIQQLTRDVLARLRDDSGQPLNPDRFTLQCGANGRVVVQPVRRPAVSTSSSNKTDKRKKGKKQ, from the exons ATGCAAGTCGCGAAAAAATACTTCACAGAAGGCCTGATTCAGTTAACCATCTTGCTGAGTTTGATTGGAGTTCGCGTGGACATCGACAGCTACTTAGGCGGCTACTACTCGCCTCTGATTGAGATTAACTTGGGTCCTAGCTCAGCCTACACCCAGACACCCTTCCATAATTTAAGAGACACTCTCGGGGGATACACAGTGCACCCTAAATGCCCCGAGTTGGATTATTTCTTTGCGAGTCGACGACTACTAGAGGAGGTTAGGACTCTCGGCTCTCCGCGGTTCCCCACACAGCTGAACGCATGGCTGGTGCACCAAGTGTCGGCCATTGAAAAGCCTGACGGTGGGCAGCCTTCAACTAGCAGCGACGAAGACACCGAACCGGACCCAGAAAGCTCGGGGTACCAAGCCAGTGATGACAGGAACCAGGAGCTGCAGCGAACATCATCTCCATCTGGCCCATGTGTCAGCAGGGGTATAAAAGAG gaggaggaggaggaggatattGAAGTGGAGGATGAATCTGCTCCAGTCACTCAACTGGCACTCAGTTCCACTCTGGAACAAGAG AGTGTGCTTGACGGCATCACTGCACTGTCTGAGCCACCACGTGACCCACCTCCCACGGCTGACTTTGACCAGCACTGGAGCAGTTTCCTCTCAATGCCCGTCACTAACCTAGAT GACTTGGACTCCCTTGTTACTGAACGCCTGTCAGACCTGGACATAGACAGCAATAGCGGCATAAGCTTGGATGCCACTTTGCTGGATGCCATGGTGACAAGCGGCGGAGCATTTGATGTCATGCAGGAGAGGTCTTTATTCCGACAGGAGTCCACAGGCTCCTCCAGCTCAGACGCTTCACCGGGGATGGCCCTGGGCCTGGCTGCGCTCCCTTTTGCCTCTGTGTGTAACTTAAGTGGCGGCACGTCATTGCAAGGCGCGCTGGGTGACTGCCTGGATGAGGCAGTCTTTGACCAGATCAATCAACTGGGTTTGGAGGGATTGGAATCCATCGACTCTCAGTTGATGGGATCTTTGGGCAGCATAAACCCAGAGGTTCTTGAAGATTTGGACTCTGACTCTGGGCTCTCTTTGGAGAGCAGCTTTGGAGGTCCAGTCTCCCCAG GCTCGTCGGaaatttcatcatcatcatcatcatctagtTCATACTGTGAAGATGAGTGCGGAGCCACGGGTTACAGCAGCGAGGTGGATTCACTCTCCTCTAAAG TCACTCTCCCCCACAAAGGCATCAAGGAGGAGCCCCTCAGCGAAGATGAAGGGCCGAGTTTAGAGGAGCGGGAGCTGAGTCGGGATGAGGTGCGCGCCCGCGCCATGTGCATCCCGTTTTCCGTCCTGCACATCGTCAACATGCCCGTGGAGGAGTTCCTGGAGATCGTCGACGGGCACGGCTTCTCCCCCGAACAGGTGACGCTCCTCAGGGACATCCGGCGGCGGGGGAAGAACAAGCTGGCTGCGCAGAACTGCCGCAAGCGCAAACTCGACGCCATCTCGGGGCTCCAGGTGGAGGTGGACCGGCTCCACGCCCAAAGGGACAGGTTGCTCAGGGAGAAACAGATCACGGCCAAGACGATGGGGGCCGTCGGGCAACAGATACAGCAGCTCACCAGAGATGTCCTGGCTCGCCTGAGAGATGATTCGGGACAGCCCCTGAACCCAGACCGATTCACCCTGCAGTGCGGGGCCAACGGGAGGGTGGTAGTTCAGCCTGTAAGAAGGCCTGCAGTCTCCACATCGAGCAGCAATAAAACGGACAAAAGGAAGAAGGGGAAAAAGCAGTGA